A single region of the Nicotiana sylvestris chromosome 6, ASM39365v2, whole genome shotgun sequence genome encodes:
- the LOC138870843 gene encoding uncharacterized protein, which translates to MVDVWRVNDRLMTIKLAVGGFALNMINAYTPQAGLDEEVKRNFWENLDKKREDHLVTFWSTMAKTQIDYLLCRKYDRGMCTFKVIPSECLSTQHRLFVMDLEIKRKRKKRAAYG; encoded by the exons ATGGTAGATGTTTGGAGAGTGAACGATAGGCTGATGACTATTAAGCTAGCGGTTGGTGGGTTCGCTTTAAACATGATTAATGCATACACGCCTCAAGCGGGCTTGGATGAAGAGGTCAAGAGGAACTTCTGGGAGAATTTAGACAAG AAGAGGGAAGACCACTTGGTCACTTTTTGGAGTACGATGGCCAAGACTCAGATTGATTACCTTTTATGTAGGAAGTATGATAGAGGCATGTGCACTTTCAAGGTTATCCCAAGTGAGTGTCTATCGACACAACATAGGCTCTTCGTAATGGACCTAGAGATTAaaagaaagaggaagaagagaGCGGCGTATGGTTAA